A region from the Musa acuminata AAA Group cultivar baxijiao chromosome BXJ1-10, Cavendish_Baxijiao_AAA, whole genome shotgun sequence genome encodes:
- the LOC135594792 gene encoding uncharacterized protein LOC135594792: MQTSLPPVCRAAAARAPVDWDASGELCMVGHGIFYKPLGDRLHLSAVLKLNYPKTSNISTSLVSGTVESLGPHHIDPISLVAYAQKEYVFTMIPQANHSCSSLPFQEESLSFGPTSVCSHLLRYMTGRTFQLDYGSGCTGSNCGTLSSSFGFSARFLSFDMIQCSENGRLHLYIEFSNSSYLSYDVPMVPKKSMMGEGYWDHVKNRLCLIACHILEGSSQASPSVGDCSIGLSLWFPTVLTLRRKDVVGHMWSNKKKRDPGYFSMVSFHRSGGRMVTIPGLRYNYTLIDSVSGPCKVRSGSTQSSEERYPDGRCSRDMRFSIAVEDAGGRSGWGEANAFSMGDEFCDDYDFVTTSETASFVPAADWVAKNQSVWNVSYAISYYMYSASAEGGEQFGIAAEGIYDAGSGTLCMKGCRSPSLPTKNQTAIDCEILINIQFPPLHSKMGDRISGTINTTRSKQDPLHFDPIKFYSQQIYAAEVTEAIWRMDVEIVMVMISLTLSCICIGLQTFHAKKHRDALPSMSITMLGVLILGYVIPLVLNFEALFANRSQSGFLSLRSGGWLDVHEVIVRILSGLALFLSFHLLQMAWSARSSDENKGHRVAEWTTLKLCLPLYFAGALLTWLISSRHHLQRSEFSRQRYGSRWEDLVPYAGLVLDGFLLPQIVLNVCRNSKDKILTPFFYVGITITRALPHLYDAYRSRSYNRRIDSSYIYASPDGDFYSLVWDVIVPCEGLLFAAAIYLQQRVGGYCLLPQRFRKRVEYEAVSVVAL; encoded by the coding sequence ATGCAGACGAGTCTGCCTCCGGTTTGTCGAGCTGCAGCGGCGAGGGCTCCCGTGGATTGGGACGCCTCCGGTGAGCTTTGTATGGTTGGTCACGGGATCTTCTACAAGCCCTTAGGTGATCGACTTCATCTTTCTGCTGTTTTGAAGCTCAACTACCCCAAGACTTCCAACATCTCTACCAGTCTGGTGAGCGGGACTGTCGAGAGCTTGGGGCCCCACCACATCGATCCCATCTCGCTTGTAGCCTATGCTCAAAAGGAGTATGTTTTCACGATGATCCCCCAAGCCAACCACTCATGCTCCTCTCTTCCATTCCAGGAGGAATCACTAAGTTTCGGGCCTACTTCTGTTTGTAGTCATCTCCTCCGGTATATGACTGGTAGAACATTTCAGCTAGACTACGGCAGTGGCTGCACCGGTAGCAACTGTGGAACTCTAAGTAGTAGCTTTGGGTTCTCCGCTAGATTCTTGTCCTTCGATATGATACAGTGCTCGGAGAACGGCCGGTTGCATCTCTACATCGAATTCTCCAATTCCAGTTATCTTTCATATGATGTCCCGATGGTGCCTAAGAAGTCCATGATGGGTGAAGGCTATTGGGACCATGTTAAGAATCGTCTCTGTCTCATAGCCTGTCACATTCTTGAAGGGAGTTCACAGGCGAGTCCCTCTGTTGGTGATTGCTCGATCGGACTGAGCTTATGGTTCCCAACTGTCCTGACGCTGAGAAGAAAGGACGTGGTCGGTCATATGTGGAGTAACAAGAAGAAGAGAGACCCTGGCTACTTCAGCATGGTCTCGTTCCACCGGTCGGGTGGGCGAATGGTCACGATTCCTGGGCTGAGATATAACTACACCCTAATAGATTCTGTCAGCGGGCCTTGCAAGGTGAGAAGTGGCAGCACACAGTCGAGCGAGGAAAGGTATCCAGATGGAAGATGTTCCCGCGACATGCGGTTCAGTATCGCGGTGGAGGATGCCGGCGGCCGAAGTGGATGGGGGGAAGCTAATGCCTTTTCTATGGGCGACGAGTTTTGTGATGATTATGACTTCGTTACGACGTCGGAGACGGCAAGCTTCGTGCCTGCAGCTGACTGGGTCGCGAAGAATCAAAGTGTTTGGAACGTAAGCTATGCCATAAGCTATTATATGTACTCTGCTTCCGCTGAGGGGGGCGAACAGTTTGGCATCGCTGCTGAGGGGATATACGATGCTGGAAGTGGAACACTCTGCATGAAGGGATGTCGATCTCCGAGTTTGCCCACCAAAAACCAAACAGCAATTGACTGTGAGATCTTAATCAATATCCAGTTTCCCCCTCTCCACTCGAAGATGGGAGATCGTATCAGTGGCACCATCAACACCACAAGGAGTAAGCAGGACCCTCTGCACTTTGACCCTATAAAGTTTTATTCTCAGCAAATTTACGCAGCAGAAGTAACTGAAGCGATTTGGAGGATGGATGTCGAAATCGTCATGGTCATGATCTCTCTcacgttgtcgtgcatttgcattgGGTTGCAGACCTTCCACGCCAAGAAGCACCGTGACGCCCTGCCTTCCATGTCGATCACCATGCTCGGTGTTCTTATCCTTGGCTACGTGATTCCTCTGGTGCTGAACTTTGAAGCCTTGTTCGCGAACCGCAGTCAGTCTGGCTTTCTAAGTCTGCGGAGCGGTGGGTGGCTCGACGTTCATGAGGTCATCGTGAGGATCTTATCCGGCTTAGCTCTGTTCCTCTCCTTCCACCTGCTTCAAATGGCGTGGTCCGCGAGGTCATCGGACGAGAACAAGGGGCACCGCGTCGCGGAGTGGACGACGCTCAAGCTGTGCTTGCCTCTCTACTTCGCCGGGGCGCTGCTCACTTGGCTCATCAGCTCAAGGCACCACCTGCAGAGGTCGGAATTCAGCAGGCAGCGATACGGTTCTCGCTGGGAGGATTTGGTCCCTTATGCTGGCTTAGTGCTCGACGGATTTCTGCTCCCTCAGATCGTTCTTAACGTCTGTCGGAACTCCAAAGATAAGATCCTGACGCCTTTCTTCTACGTCGGAATCACGATCACCCGAGCTTTGCCTCATCTGTACGACGCTTATCGCTCTCGCAGTTATAACCGTCGCATTGATTCATCGTACATCTACGCAAGTCCAGACGGAGATTTTTACTCGCTGGTGTGGGATGTCATCGTTCCTTGTGAAGGTTTGCTTTTTGCAGCGGCGATATACCTTCAGCAGCGGGTTGGTGGTTATTGTCTTCTTCCCCAAAGATTCAGAAAGCGTGTGGAGTACGAGGCAGTTTCAGTGGTTGCTCTTTAG
- the LOC135595685 gene encoding protein REDUCED CHLOROPLAST COVERAGE 1-like: MSSPGVESKHEDAVAKKQLFVSQQSKGTAEQKVASFSEDVREINTEAEDGWQPVQRPRSIGGSSQQIKHQRTSTWKTYNYQMNDVPSETVQSKPQFSYLNNGYYLLKKKIVIPGSFNDNLNMQVQSPDTRSGQKAYKAVTYRVKSVPSSTNPEISHNSWSAVERTTSPLDAHAPYYRHDSQVLENQKNLIGGVSEPRNNLVHSFSNSPSYKDVALAPPGTIAKIHSRKFQENMPLEQELSIGGNASEIKESFLAEEHTENAAELSEISNITQDKDTVQDAFLDSDKKVEVDHEEERKEDCETEQLLEPSSSDLEVASCSSMLTKNIIDNCVSSNEVQGVEQNENHDQNLSTNTSDRKKSECPITAESKEDNHDEASCTNVGISSYSSLHQFNFKKVLIPEKTGGDYPTMELPPSNYDGREVSSKKLSASAAPFSPFPATVLGPVPVTVGLPPNGTISAVTPWPLSARLHASPTAVMPMVPPICTSPHHPYPSSPRPSHILRPLPFIYPPYTQPQVIPNTTFAMNGNIFHGNHYPWQCNIGANVPDFAPGSVWSGSHPVDFSSLPPIISPTSESVLEPIITSHLRTDVSLDLPSDNNTEEGTKTEENNEISQIIDICKPLDGNWLEKRESEESHRNNTKITDLESETVFRQDAQHSGGRHVFRSSKKYEGEGSFSIYIKGRNRRKQTLKLPISLLNRPYGSQSFKVIYSRVVRGSDVISATDISSSENVTSD; the protein is encoded by the coding sequence ATGAGTAGTCCAGGTGTTGAGTCAAAACATGAAGATGCTGTTGCCAAAAAGCAGTTATTTGTTTCTCAACAATCTAAAGGAACAGCAGAGCAAAAGGTTGCTTCTTTTAGTGAAGATGTAAGAGAGATAAATACAGAAGCAGAAGATGGTTGGCAACCTGTTCAAAGACCAAGGTCCATCGGAGGTTCAAGCCAGCAAATCAAGCATCAACGCACAAGCACCTGGAAAACCTACAACTATCAGATGAATGATGTTCCTAGTGAAACTGTTCAATCCAAGCCACAGTTTTCTTATTTAAATAATGGGTATTATTTGCTTAAGAAAAAGATAGTTATTCCTGGAAGCTTTAATGACAATCTTAACATGCAAGTTCAGTCACCAGACACCAGATCTGGTCAGAAGGCGTATAAGGCTGTAACTTATCGGGTGAAGTCAGTGCCTTCATCCACCAATCCTGAGATCAGTCATAACTCTTGGAGTGCTGTCGAAAGAACGACTTCCCCATTAGATGCTCATGCACCCTATTATCGCCATGATAGCCAGGTATTAGAGAATCAGAAGAACCTAATAGGTGGTGTCTCTGAGCCTCGCAACAATTTGGTTCATAGTTTTAGTAATTCTCCATCATATAAAGATGTAGCACTGGCACCTCCAGGAACAATTGCCAAGATACATAGCCGAAAGTTTCAGGAGAATATGCCATTGGAACAAGAGTTGTCTATTGGTGGCAATGCATCTGAAATAAAGGAATCATTTTTGGCCGAGGAACATACAGAAAATGCTGCAGAGCTATCTGAGATATCTAACATAACCCAAGATAAGGACACTGTCCAGGATGCGTTTTTAGACTCAGATAAAAAAGTTGAAGTTgatcatgaagaagaaagaaaggaagattgtGAAACAGAACAATTACTAGAACCATCATCTTCTGATTTGGAAGTGGCATCTTGTAGTAGCATGCTCACCAAGAATATCATTGACAATTGTGTATCTAGCAATGAGGTTCAAGGAGTTGAGCAAAATGAGAATCATGATCAGAATTTGTCAACAAATACATCTGATAGGAAAAAATCTGAGTGTCCCATCACTGCAGAAAGCAAAGAAGATAATCATGACGAAGCCTCATGTACCAATGTTGGTATCAGTTCTTACTCTAGTCTCCATCAATTCAATTTCAAGAAGGTTCTCATCCCTGAGAAAACAGGTGGTGATTATCCCACGATGGAACTACCACCTTCTAATTATGATGGGAGAGAGGTATCTAGCAAGAAGCTGTCTGCATCTGCTGCACCGTTTAGCCCTTTCCCTGCTACAGTACTTGGTCCTGTTCCTGTAACTGTTGGTCTTCCTCCTAATGGTACAATTTCTGCAGTTACACCATGGCCATTGAGTGCCCGTCTGCATGCTTCACCCACGGCTGTAATGCCAATGGTGCCTCCTATTTGTACCTCACCGCATCATCCTTATCCTTCTTCACCTAGGCCTTCGCACATTCTACGTCCCTTGCCATTTATATATCCACCATATACCCAACCTCAAGTCATTCCAAATACCACTTTTGCTATGAACGGTAACATATTTCATGGAAACCATTATCCATGGCAGTGCAACATTGGTGCAAACGTTCCTGACTTTGCGCCAGGATCAGTATGGTCTGGTTCTCATCCTGTGGACTTCTCATCTTTGCCACCCATCATTAGTCCAACTTCTGAATCCGTGTTGGAACCAATTATAACATCTCATTTAAGAACTGATGTGAGTCTAGACCTTCCATCGGATAACAATACTGAAGAAGGGACCAAAACAGAAGAGAATAATGAGATATCCCAGATTATAGACATTTGTAAACCGCTGGATGGTAACTGGTTAGAGAAACGGGAATCTGAAGAATCTCACAGAAATAATACAAAAATTACCGACTTGGAATCTGAGACGGTTTTCAGACAAGATGCACAGCATAGTGGTGGAAGGCATGTCTTCAGGAGTAGCAAAAAGTATGAGGGTGAGGGAAGCTTTAGCATATACATCAAGGGTAGAAATCGCCGTAAACAGACACTAAAGCTGCCTATAAGTTTGCTCAATAGGCCATATGGATCACAGTCATTTAAAGTTATATATAGCAGAGTAGTAAGAGGAAGTGATGTTATAAGTGCAACAGATATATCTTCCAGTGAAAATGTTACTTCCGACTAG
- the LOC135595688 gene encoding plasma membrane-associated cation-binding protein 1-like yields the protein MVNYWKSKVLPTIKKVFDRNGKKAAAAEACKSFDESKEDISKEFEEKKTDLQPKVVEIYEASAVEIKTLVKKPTGSGLKKKSTVVIKFIEELVKIEFPGSKPVSEAAAKYGPGLVSGPVIFLFEQVSTLLPAEEPPAPAEPAVESTSKDITPETAEEIKKEEAEAEVEEAPAPADPAPSDPSPETEKPAEPAAEPAKA from the exons ATGGTGAATTACTGGAAGTCTAAAGTCCTTCCGACGATCAAGAAGGTGTTTGACAGGAACGGCAAGAAGGCTGCCGCCGCCGAGGCATGCAAGTCCTTCGACGAATCGAAG GAGgacatcagcaaggagttcgaagAGAAGAAGACTGACCTGCAGCCCAAAGTTGTGGAGATCTACGAAGCTTCTGCCGTTGAAATCAAG ACTCTGGTGAAGAAACCGACGGGGTCAGGACTGAAGAAGAAATCAACTGTTGTGATCAAGTTCATCGAGGAACTAGTGAAGATCG AGTTCCCTGGCTCGAAGCCGGTGAGCGAGGCTGCCGCCAAGTACGGCCCCGGCCTCGTCTCCGGTCCCGTGATCTTCCTCTTCGAGCAGGTGTCCACCTTACTCCCCGCAGAGGAGCCGCCTGCTCCCGCCGAACCGGCCGTCGAGAGCACCAGCAAGGATATTACACCGGAAACCGCGGAGGAGATCAAGAAGGAAGAGGCTGAGGCGGAGGTGGAAGAGGCACCTGCCCCGGCCGACCCGGCTCCCTCGGACCCCTCCCCGGAGACGGAGAAACCGGCCGAGCCAGCGGCTGAACCCGCCAAGGCTTGA